Proteins encoded by one window of Cryptosporangium aurantiacum:
- a CDS encoding CoA transferase, which produces MFAVRCCDVPGRCAVETWFAWGLADLTGAPDDPPGAPSAPVAARVEALVAALAPLDVDAAHVLAGRAALHGWKRAGRTSANGSCRLLRAADGWLAVNLSRPTDLDLLPALLEAEVSSDHWGSVAAAAASRPAEVLADRAQLLGIPAAVLGSAAGLAPLRTHRLGEPGPRLGDAGRLGSCVVLDLSAMWAGPLCVHLLGRAGAHVVKVEDVRRPDGARFGPPEFYAELHAGHASVVLDFGTPAGRAALAALAAEADVVVESSRPRALRRLGLVAEDWLAARAGRTWISITGYGRDDPAQRVAFGDDAAVAGGLVATAPDGSPVFCGDAIADPLTGLYAAAAGLASRRSGGGHLLDVAMAGVCAAVNRPADGPAYLHRRGADGTLRHVPEGAAADPDTAR; this is translated from the coding sequence GACCTGGTTCGCGTGGGGGCTGGCCGACTTGACCGGGGCTCCGGACGATCCGCCCGGGGCTCCTTCGGCGCCGGTGGCCGCGCGGGTGGAGGCGCTGGTCGCCGCGCTGGCGCCGCTCGACGTCGACGCGGCCCACGTCCTGGCCGGGCGGGCCGCGCTGCACGGCTGGAAGCGGGCCGGGCGAACGTCGGCGAACGGGAGTTGCCGGCTGCTGCGGGCCGCGGACGGCTGGCTCGCGGTCAACCTGTCCCGGCCGACCGATCTGGACCTGCTGCCCGCGCTGCTCGAGGCCGAGGTCTCTTCCGATCACTGGGGGTCGGTGGCCGCTGCGGCCGCGTCCCGCCCGGCCGAAGTGCTCGCCGACCGCGCGCAGTTGCTCGGCATCCCGGCCGCGGTGCTCGGAAGCGCGGCCGGGTTGGCGCCACTGCGCACCCACCGCCTCGGCGAGCCGGGCCCGCGGCTCGGCGACGCCGGGCGGCTCGGGTCGTGCGTCGTGTTGGACCTGTCCGCGATGTGGGCCGGACCGCTCTGCGTCCACTTGCTCGGCCGGGCCGGTGCGCATGTCGTAAAGGTCGAGGACGTGCGCCGCCCGGACGGCGCGCGGTTCGGTCCGCCGGAGTTCTACGCCGAACTGCACGCCGGGCACGCGAGCGTCGTCCTCGACTTCGGCACGCCGGCGGGGCGCGCCGCGCTGGCCGCGCTCGCCGCCGAGGCGGACGTCGTCGTGGAGAGCAGCCGTCCGCGGGCCCTGCGCCGGCTCGGGCTCGTCGCCGAGGACTGGCTCGCCGCCCGCGCTGGCCGCACCTGGATCTCGATCACCGGGTACGGCCGCGACGACCCGGCGCAGCGGGTGGCGTTCGGCGACGACGCCGCGGTGGCCGGCGGCCTGGTCGCCACCGCACCGGACGGCTCGCCGGTGTTCTGCGGCGACGCGATCGCCGATCCGCTGACCGGGTTGTACGCGGCGGCGGCCGGGCTGGCGTCGCGGCGGAGCGGCGGCGGCCACCTGCTCGACGTCGCGATGGCCGGCGTCTGCGCAGCCGTGAACCGGCCGGCTGACGGCCCGGCCTACCTGCACCGACGGGGTGCCGACGGCACACTGCGCCACGTGCCCGAGGGTGCCGCGGCTGATCCGGACACCGCGCGATGA
- a CDS encoding NADP-dependent oxidoreductase: protein MKALRYAEYGDPSVLTLVDVERPVPGPGQVLVETAAAAFNPVDAAIRAGYLQPMFPGAFPYVPGIELAGRVAEIGPDVVRLAPGDAVIGFLPPDVAGASAEYVVAPASALAAAPRGVPLADAAALPVGGLTAWQALFEHAKLRAGQRLLINGAGGSVGGYAIQLAARAGAHVIATASPRTADRARRYGAAEVIDHTVTPVLEAVTEPVDVVLNLVSEPGDPLLGLVASDGVYVSTITDPPTDGPVRALRMFVRPDAEQLATLGAQVDAGELEIDVAERLPLRELPSVHERAEAGTLAGKVVLIP, encoded by the coding sequence ATGAAGGCTCTGCGGTACGCCGAGTACGGAGACCCGTCGGTGCTGACTCTCGTGGACGTCGAGCGTCCGGTCCCCGGCCCCGGCCAGGTGCTGGTCGAGACCGCGGCGGCGGCGTTCAATCCGGTGGACGCCGCGATCCGCGCCGGGTACCTCCAGCCGATGTTCCCGGGGGCGTTCCCGTACGTCCCGGGCATCGAGCTGGCGGGGCGGGTCGCGGAGATCGGCCCGGACGTCGTCCGCCTCGCCCCCGGCGACGCGGTGATCGGGTTCTTACCGCCGGACGTCGCCGGTGCGTCGGCCGAGTACGTGGTGGCTCCGGCGTCCGCCCTCGCCGCCGCGCCCCGGGGCGTCCCGCTCGCGGACGCCGCCGCGCTCCCGGTCGGCGGTCTCACCGCGTGGCAGGCGCTGTTCGAGCACGCGAAGCTGCGTGCCGGCCAGCGGCTCCTGATCAACGGCGCCGGGGGATCGGTGGGTGGCTACGCGATCCAACTGGCCGCCCGCGCCGGGGCACACGTCATCGCCACCGCGAGCCCACGCACCGCCGACCGCGCCCGCCGGTACGGTGCGGCCGAGGTCATCGACCACACGGTCACTCCGGTTCTGGAAGCTGTCACGGAGCCCGTCGACGTCGTCCTCAACCTCGTGTCGGAGCCGGGCGACCCGCTGCTCGGGCTGGTCGCGTCCGACGGCGTCTACGTCTCGACGATCACCGATCCGCCGACCGACGGCCCGGTGCGGGCGCTGCGCATGTTCGTCCGTCCCGACGCGGAGCAGCTGGCCACGCTGGGAGCGCAGGTCGACGCCGGGGAGCTGGAGATCGACGTCGCCGAGCGGCTGCCGCTGCGCGAGCTGCCGTCGGTGCACGAGCGTGCCGAAGCCGGAACCCTGGCCGGCAAGGTCGTACTGATTCCGTAG
- a CDS encoding amidohydrolase family protein → MLIRGAEVDGAGGVDVRIAGGLIVAVGAGLDRSPGEPALDAHGGALLPGLHDHHVHLRAWAATRWSVRLAGADGPDDFDRRVREAAAVAPPDVWLRGVGWHESTGGPLDRHRLDALTGGRPTRIQHRTGALWILNSAALLLTGAAGSTVAGIERDASGEPTGRLWRADDWLRDRTATVRDPFPVALADLARQAAQWGVTRWTDATPDRDQTETNALAALWTTGLPSAEPHRADAARLGPDRGDAGQAGGAAGDHAEGGLPRLVLMSPPGLSLPDDAVRVTLGPQKLVLDDATLPPVAELAATIRESHAAGSPVAVHCVTAEQLVTLVAAIEEADSTPGDRVEHAGIVPPGYAARLAALGLAVVTNPGFLADRGDAYRRDVPEPERDWLYPVRSLRAAGVPVAAATDAPFGPADPWVAIAAAVDRRTPDGAVLGPDERVTATEALDLFLADPDRPGRRRRIAPGHPADLCLLHTPLAPALAAPSSDYVRAVLS, encoded by the coding sequence GTGCTGATTCGGGGCGCGGAGGTCGACGGCGCCGGCGGGGTCGACGTCCGGATCGCGGGCGGGCTGATCGTCGCGGTCGGAGCCGGGCTCGACCGTTCCCCGGGCGAGCCGGCCCTGGACGCCCACGGCGGCGCGCTGCTTCCCGGCCTGCACGACCACCACGTCCACCTGCGCGCCTGGGCGGCGACGCGATGGTCGGTCCGGCTGGCCGGGGCCGACGGTCCGGACGACTTCGACCGCCGCGTCCGAGAGGCCGCCGCCGTGGCACCGCCGGATGTCTGGCTGCGCGGGGTCGGCTGGCACGAGAGCACCGGCGGCCCGCTCGACCGGCACCGCCTGGACGCGCTGACCGGCGGGCGTCCGACCCGGATCCAGCACCGCACCGGCGCCCTGTGGATCCTGAACAGCGCGGCGCTCCTCCTCACCGGGGCCGCGGGCAGCACGGTCGCCGGGATCGAACGGGACGCCTCCGGCGAGCCGACCGGGCGGCTCTGGCGCGCGGACGACTGGCTGCGGGACCGGACCGCCACCGTCCGCGACCCGTTCCCGGTGGCGCTGGCGGACCTGGCCCGGCAGGCGGCCCAGTGGGGCGTCACCCGCTGGACCGACGCCACCCCGGACCGCGACCAGACGGAGACCAACGCACTGGCCGCGCTCTGGACCACCGGCCTTCCGTCCGCCGAACCACACCGGGCCGACGCGGCTCGCCTCGGTCCGGACCGAGGCGACGCGGGCCAGGCCGGGGGCGCCGCGGGTGACCACGCCGAGGGCGGGCTGCCTCGGCTGGTGTTGATGTCACCGCCCGGGCTGTCCCTGCCCGACGACGCCGTGCGGGTGACGCTCGGCCCGCAGAAGCTCGTGCTCGACGATGCGACGCTGCCGCCGGTGGCCGAGCTCGCCGCCACGATTCGGGAGAGCCATGCCGCCGGGTCCCCGGTCGCCGTGCACTGCGTCACCGCCGAGCAGCTGGTGACGCTCGTCGCGGCGATCGAGGAGGCGGACAGCACCCCCGGCGACCGCGTCGAACATGCCGGCATCGTGCCGCCCGGGTACGCGGCCCGGCTCGCCGCACTCGGCCTCGCGGTCGTGACGAACCCGGGTTTCCTCGCCGACCGGGGCGACGCGTACCGCCGGGACGTCCCGGAGCCGGAACGGGACTGGCTCTACCCGGTGCGGTCGCTGCGGGCCGCCGGTGTCCCGGTGGCCGCGGCGACCGACGCACCGTTCGGACCGGCCGACCCGTGGGTGGCGATCGCCGCTGCGGTCGACCGCCGGACGCCCGACGGCGCGGTCCTCGGCCCGGACGAGCGGGTCACCGCCACCGAGGCGCTGGACCTGTTCCTCGCCGACCCCGATCGCCCCGGCCGCCGGCGCCGGATCGCCCCCGGCCACCCGGCCGACCTGTGTCTGTTGCACACCCCGCTGGCTCCTGCGTTGGCGGCTCCATCGTCCGACTACGTGCGGGCGGTGCTCTCCTGA